A part of Anaeromyxobacter diazotrophicus genomic DNA contains:
- a CDS encoding DEAD/DEAH box helicase has product MAPSSDYVAERTFDDLHLSDELRRGIADRGYTRPTPVQAATFGPIVAGKDVIVRSKTGTGKTAAFGIPILEKIPGGRRRPSALVMCPTRELALQVAEEIAALAKHKDLSVVAIYGGASMGDQLDALKRGAEIVVGTPGRILDHIRRRTLDLGQMQVCCLDEADEMLNMGFFEEVTHILDHLPDACQQLLFSATVPADIEHLISKYLTEPETILLSGDEYRVDNIRNVFFHTVEDYPKPRNLLYMIEMEEPESGIVFCNTRSDTGLVTAVLNRNGYDAELLNGELPQKERERVMAKAKRGEVRFMVATDIAARGIDISDLTHIINYSLPEDPAVYLHRAGRTGRIGKKGTALSLVSGAEMMTLKALQTKYGVTFEEKTLPPAEEARRIWTERRVDELKEAMSSTVFEAFIPLAQRLKARPDGDWLIAFALKYFFSHLRMEKVQEQAKAQHKREEHEQRTERAEAPRAELPARGRRGADRAPRGVEHRERGEAESEGRGRRERAVGEAEGGGRRGRRGGNRAVRGLEEQGAATPTSMAAGTSNGHAEASSTPTSEISVERGRGVAPAPEPSAGESAPQRPPRGRVFLTYGEKDAGDEAKVRAAVAALAPGVELLGVEVRQNHSFLEVAPEAVEQTVAALNAKEWEGKPLAAEKARRRRR; this is encoded by the coding sequence GTGGCGCCCTCCTCCGACTACGTCGCCGAGCGGACCTTCGACGACCTTCACCTCTCCGACGAGCTGCGGCGCGGCATCGCCGATCGCGGCTACACCCGCCCGACCCCGGTCCAGGCGGCCACCTTCGGCCCGATCGTGGCCGGCAAGGACGTGATCGTCCGCTCCAAGACCGGCACCGGCAAGACGGCCGCCTTCGGCATCCCCATCCTGGAGAAGATCCCGGGCGGGCGCCGGCGCCCGTCGGCGCTCGTCATGTGCCCCACCCGTGAGCTGGCGCTGCAGGTGGCGGAGGAAATCGCCGCCCTCGCCAAGCACAAGGACCTGTCGGTGGTCGCCATCTACGGCGGCGCCTCGATGGGCGACCAGCTCGACGCGCTGAAGCGCGGGGCCGAGATCGTGGTCGGCACCCCGGGCCGGATCCTGGACCACATCCGGCGCCGCACCCTCGACCTGGGGCAGATGCAGGTGTGCTGCCTGGACGAGGCGGACGAGATGCTCAACATGGGGTTCTTCGAGGAGGTGACGCACATCCTCGACCACCTCCCCGACGCCTGCCAGCAGCTGCTCTTCTCGGCCACGGTCCCGGCCGACATCGAGCACCTCATCTCGAAGTACCTCACCGAGCCGGAGACCATCCTGCTCTCCGGGGACGAGTACCGCGTCGACAACATCCGCAACGTCTTCTTCCACACGGTCGAGGACTACCCGAAGCCGCGGAACCTCCTCTACATGATCGAGATGGAGGAGCCGGAGAGCGGCATCGTGTTCTGCAACACCCGCAGCGACACCGGGCTCGTCACGGCGGTGCTGAACCGCAACGGCTACGACGCCGAGCTCCTCAACGGCGAGCTGCCGCAGAAGGAGCGCGAGCGGGTCATGGCCAAGGCGAAGCGCGGCGAGGTGCGCTTCATGGTCGCGACCGACATCGCCGCCCGCGGCATCGACATCTCGGACCTGACCCACATCATCAACTACTCGCTGCCCGAGGACCCGGCGGTCTACCTGCACCGCGCCGGGCGCACCGGCCGCATCGGCAAGAAGGGCACCGCGCTCTCGCTCGTCTCCGGCGCGGAGATGATGACCCTCAAGGCGCTGCAGACGAAGTACGGCGTCACCTTCGAGGAGAAGACGCTGCCGCCGGCGGAGGAGGCGCGGCGCATCTGGACCGAGCGGCGCGTCGACGAGCTCAAGGAGGCGATGAGCTCCACCGTGTTCGAGGCGTTCATCCCCCTGGCGCAGCGGCTCAAGGCGCGCCCGGACGGCGACTGGCTCATCGCCTTCGCGCTCAAGTACTTCTTCTCGCACCTCCGGATGGAGAAGGTGCAGGAGCAGGCGAAGGCCCAGCACAAGCGGGAGGAGCACGAGCAGCGCACGGAGCGCGCCGAGGCGCCGCGGGCGGAGCTCCCGGCGCGCGGCCGGCGCGGCGCCGATCGCGCGCCGCGCGGGGTCGAGCACCGCGAGCGGGGCGAGGCGGAGTCCGAGGGCCGCGGCCGGCGCGAGCGGGCGGTGGGCGAGGCCGAGGGCGGCGGCCGGCGCGGGCGCCGCGGCGGCAACCGCGCCGTGCGCGGGCTGGAGGAGCAGGGCGCCGCCACCCCCACCTCGATGGCCGCGGGCACGTCGAACGGGCACGCGGAGGCGAGCTCCACCCCGACGAGCGAGATCAGCGTCGAGCGCGGCCGGGGCGTGGCCCCGGCGCCCGAGCCGAGCGCCGGCGAGTCCGCGCCGCAGCGCCCGCCCCGGGGCCGCGTCTTCCTGACCTACGGCGAGAAGGACGCCGGCGACGAGGCGAAGGTGCGGGCGGCCGTGGCGGCGCTCGCCCCGGGCGTCGAGCTGCTCGGCGTCGAGGTGCGCCAGAACCACAGCTTCCTCGAGGTGGCCCCCGAGGCGGTCGAGCAGACCGTGGCGGCGCTGAACGCCAAGGAGTGGGAGGGCAAGCCCCTCGCCGCCGAGAAGGCGCGGCGGCGCCGGCGGTAG
- a CDS encoding sigma-70 family RNA polymerase sigma factor — MATSPEKPPAAAKRSLPAPRRPSGGGLVRYDPLRAYMAEVSRHPLLSRDEEHALAVQYRETGDVAAAYKLVASNLRLVVKIAHEYRRSAFSLLDLVQEGNIGLMQAVKKYDPLKGVKLSSYAAWWIRAYIIRFIMDNWRMVKLGTTQAQRKLFFNLAKEREKLLARGIDPTPQLLAKNLRVDASDIEEMTARMGSDDLSLDAPAGGSEDAARQTRLERYAGDEPGADEALGDEELKRLFREKLDSFARSLTDEKERFIFERRLLPRDGAEPLTLQQVGDHFKLTRERARQIEAKLVKRLRDELRDEIPDFELMTPPE, encoded by the coding sequence ATGGCCACGTCTCCCGAGAAGCCGCCCGCGGCCGCGAAGAGGTCGCTCCCGGCCCCCCGGCGCCCGTCCGGCGGCGGGCTCGTCCGCTACGACCCGCTGCGCGCCTACATGGCGGAGGTGTCGCGCCACCCGCTCCTGTCCCGGGACGAGGAGCACGCGCTGGCGGTCCAGTACCGCGAGACCGGCGACGTGGCGGCGGCCTACAAGCTCGTCGCCTCCAACCTGCGCCTGGTGGTGAAGATCGCGCACGAGTACCGCCGCAGCGCCTTCAGCCTGCTCGACCTGGTCCAGGAGGGCAACATCGGGCTCATGCAGGCGGTGAAGAAGTACGACCCCCTCAAGGGCGTCAAGCTCTCCTCGTACGCCGCCTGGTGGATCCGCGCCTACATCATCCGGTTCATCATGGACAACTGGAGGATGGTGAAGCTCGGGACCACCCAGGCGCAGCGCAAGCTCTTCTTCAACCTGGCCAAGGAGCGGGAGAAGCTCCTCGCGCGCGGCATCGACCCCACCCCGCAGCTGCTCGCCAAGAACCTGCGCGTCGACGCGAGCGACATCGAGGAGATGACCGCGCGGATGGGCAGCGACGACCTCTCGCTCGACGCGCCGGCGGGCGGGTCGGAGGACGCCGCGCGGCAGACGCGCCTCGAGCGGTACGCCGGGGACGAGCCCGGGGCGGACGAGGCGCTCGGCGACGAAGAGCTGAAGCGGCTCTTCCGCGAGAAGCTCGACAGCTTCGCCCGCTCCCTCACCGACGAGAAGGAGCGCTTCATCTTCGAGCGCCGGCTGCTCCCGCGGGACGGCGCCGAGCCGCTGACGCTGCAGCAGGTGGGCGACCACTTCAAGCTCACTCGCGAGCGGGCGCGGCAGATCGAGGCCAAGCTGGTGAAGCGCCTGCGCGACGAGCTCCGGGACGAGATCCCCGACTTCGAGCTCATGACGCCCCCGGAATGA